In one window of Thermodesulfobacteriota bacterium DNA:
- a CDS encoding GAF domain-containing protein, producing the protein MESILRCRKCGKKMKPLRVDDYRMKFSCSCGFSEYRTAPAASKAINPHFSKESLLPLTFDDTGRFLLQQQADREQKEIITLEEISMLASSDYNLEDVLKRVAEKTARRLGVDICSIYLWDGEHLVLRATYGLAQEAVGKARLKIGEGITGSAVEARRPLLIDDVSKDERYRYFPETKEEQYRIKTMYSYPIFLGEKPFGVLNAQTVVTREFTDDEIYFMSTIANIILGAVKMRKRL; encoded by the coding sequence ATGGAGTCGATTTTAAGGTGCAGGAAATGCGGTAAGAAGATGAAGCCGCTCCGTGTCGACGATTACAGGATGAAGTTCTCCTGCAGCTGCGGTTTTTCGGAGTACAGGACCGCCCCGGCCGCCTCAAAGGCCATAAACCCCCATTTCTCCAAGGAGAGCCTGCTGCCGCTTACCTTTGACGACACCGGGAGGTTCCTTCTCCAGCAGCAGGCCGACCGCGAGCAGAAGGAGATAATAACGCTCGAGGAGATAAGCATGCTCGCCTCCTCGGACTATAACCTCGAGGACGTCCTTAAAAGGGTAGCGGAGAAGACGGCCCGGAGGCTCGGGGTCGATATTTGCTCGATTTATCTCTGGGACGGCGAGCACCTTGTGCTCCGGGCCACGTACGGCCTTGCGCAGGAGGCCGTGGGCAAGGCGCGACTTAAGATCGGCGAGGGCATAACTGGCTCGGCGGTCGAGGCAAGGAGGCCGCTCCTCATAGACGACGTCTCGAAGGATGAGAGATACAGGTACTTCCCCGAGACCAAGGAAGAGCAGTACCGCATAAAGACCATGTACTCGTACCCGATATTCCTGGGTGAGAAGCCCTTCGGCGTCCTTAACGCTCAGACGGTCGTAACGCGCGAGTTCACGGACGACGAGATATACTTCATGTCCACGATAGCCAATATTATCCTCGGCGCCGTAAAGATGAGAAAGCGCCTTTAG
- a CDS encoding tetratricopeptide repeat protein: MNGRLSSIVLLVLLSAALSACGASLAKKKAQADIHYRLGEVHLMERNIADALKELTKAVDLQPDNAHYRNALGYAYFVRGMGKEAHKAFDKAISLDPALSDAHLNKSALYLEEGEWDRAIAAAGKAAENIFYKSPEFAYNNMGWAYYNKRDYRGAVEYFSKALQANPGFALAHYNMGLAYEKAERLKEAVEAYRAAVNAAPNFLDAHFNLGMALAKYKDKAGAVKAFDRVIELAPESDKAQSAREYINLIK; the protein is encoded by the coding sequence ATGAACGGAAGGCTTTCAAGTATAGTTCTCCTGGTCCTTTTGTCTGCGGCCCTCTCCGCGTGCGGGGCCTCGCTCGCCAAAAAGAAGGCGCAGGCCGATATACATTACAGGCTCGGCGAGGTCCACCTTATGGAAAGGAACATCGCCGACGCGCTGAAGGAGCTTACCAAGGCGGTAGATCTCCAGCCTGACAACGCCCATTATCGGAACGCCCTCGGCTACGCCTATTTCGTAAGGGGCATGGGCAAAGAGGCGCATAAGGCCTTTGACAAGGCCATCTCGCTCGACCCCGCTCTTTCAGACGCCCACCTGAACAAGTCCGCCCTATACCTCGAGGAAGGGGAATGGGACAGGGCCATAGCCGCTGCCGGCAAGGCCGCTGAGAACATCTTCTATAAGAGCCCGGAGTTCGCCTATAACAACATGGGCTGGGCCTACTACAACAAGAGGGACTACAGGGGCGCGGTCGAGTATTTCTCCAAGGCGCTCCAGGCAAACCCCGGTTTCGCTCTCGCCCACTATAACATGGGCCTTGCCTATGAAAAGGCCGAAAGGCTCAAGGAAGCGGTCGAAGCGTACAGGGCGGCTGTGAACGCTGCCCCGAACTTCCTGGACGCCCATTTCAACCTCGGCATGGCGCTCGCGAAATACAAGGACAAGGCCGGGGCCGTAAAGGCGTTCGACAGGGTAATAGAGCTTGCGCCGGAGAGCGACAAGGCCCAGTCGGCAAGAGAGTACATCAACCTCATCAAATAG
- a CDS encoding DUF4115 domain-containing protein, which produces MESPGEYLRRERELRGVSLAKIYEATRVPMKFLEAIEADSLEGLPHKAFVKGFIRSYCKVLGLDENDAVLRYEVYLKEREAEALSDERKAVSGPSRAKKNAQSTPVRLPKKLRTYAFVAAAVLIIAAAYAVSLKKDAPVEVEVEDASGITAVEDADAPPSLSPDIPEPSAIPVSPAGPPEKTAPEATPRAVVAPSPAKARPEKAVEKDAREQAASVNAEAAPKSIHTLTARASEMVWIKIGIDGGEPKEVLLREGERFTWTGAEGFSVVVGNAGGVTLTYNGSELPALGSQGEVIMLELPPGDRQKKGAPEKAA; this is translated from the coding sequence ATGGAGAGTCCAGGCGAATACCTTAGGAGAGAAAGGGAGCTGCGGGGGGTGTCCCTCGCCAAGATATACGAGGCCACGCGGGTGCCGATGAAGTTCCTCGAGGCCATAGAGGCAGATAGCCTTGAGGGGCTTCCGCACAAGGCCTTTGTAAAGGGCTTCATCAGGTCGTACTGCAAGGTCCTGGGCCTTGACGAAAATGACGCGGTCCTGAGATATGAGGTCTATCTGAAGGAAAGGGAGGCCGAGGCCTTATCCGACGAAAGAAAGGCCGTATCAGGGCCTTCAAGGGCGAAAAAGAACGCGCAGTCTACTCCCGTAAGGCTGCCTAAGAAACTAAGGACGTACGCCTTCGTCGCTGCAGCTGTCCTCATAATAGCCGCGGCCTACGCGGTATCCCTCAAAAAGGACGCGCCTGTCGAGGTCGAAGTAGAAGATGCGAGCGGAATAACGGCGGTCGAAGACGCCGATGCCCCGCCGTCCTTGAGCCCTGACATTCCTGAGCCTTCTGCCATACCCGTAAGCCCTGCCGGCCCTCCAGAAAAGACCGCGCCTGAAGCTACCCCCAGAGCGGTAGTCGCACCTTCTCCCGCAAAGGCCAGGCCTGAGAAAGCGGTCGAGAAAGACGCCCGGGAGCAGGCGGCTTCGGTAAACGCAGAGGCTGCCCCGAAGTCCATTCATACGCTTACCGCCAGGGCGAGCGAAATGGTCTGGATAAAGATAGGGATAGACGGGGGCGAGCCTAAAGAGGTCCTTCTCCGCGAGGGGGAAAGGTTTACATGGACAGGCGCCGAGGGCTTCTCCGTCGTGGTAGGGAACGCCGGCGGGGTTACCCTTACCTATAACGGAAGTGAGCTTCCGGCCCTCGGGTCCCAGGGCGAGGTCATAATGCTTGAGCTTCCGCCGGGCGACCGTCAGAAGAAAGGGGCGCCTGAAAAGGCTGCCTGA